A genomic window from Chloroflexota bacterium includes:
- a CDS encoding MoxR family ATPase yields MPAYLHPVPRHAVAPWTSRPLACVEVPGQPVPEPVEGVEGRVTRISVSIHPEGARVSQSNTVKSVFEALRAEAGKVLVGQDVVFEQITIALLARGHVLLEGVPGVAKTLAAKTMAQLIRADFRRVQFTPDLMPSDIVGTQVYDVNSGKFYLKKGPIFTNILLADEINRAPAKTQSALLEAMEERQVTIEGERYELPEPFMVLATQNPVEYEGTYPLPEAQLDRFLFKILVTYLPPEAEAEVLRRYHHGFDAHHLSLAGLTAIIGPAELLALRAQIQAVTVEDGIMRYITSISDATRKAGDLALGGSPRASIAMLLAAKAWAALQGRDYVVPDDVKALVLPIFRHRIILKPEAEIEGLNADGVMRRITGKIEVPR; encoded by the coding sequence ATGCCGGCTTACTTGCATCCTGTGCCGCGCCACGCAGTGGCGCCGTGGACAAGCCGGCCCCTCGCATGCGTTGAAGTTCCTGGGCAGCCGGTCCCTGAGCCTGTCGAAGGGGTCGAAGGGCGCGTCACCCGCATAAGCGTTTCAATCCATCCAGAAGGAGCAAGGGTGTCCCAATCGAACACAGTCAAATCCGTCTTTGAGGCACTGCGCGCCGAGGCGGGCAAGGTGCTCGTCGGGCAGGACGTGGTCTTCGAGCAAATCACTATCGCCCTGCTGGCGCGCGGCCACGTCCTGTTGGAAGGCGTGCCGGGCGTCGCCAAGACGCTTGCGGCCAAGACGATGGCGCAACTGATCCGCGCCGACTTCCGGCGCGTGCAGTTCACGCCCGACCTGATGCCGTCCGACATCGTCGGCACGCAGGTGTACGACGTGAACAGCGGCAAGTTTTACCTGAAGAAGGGGCCGATCTTCACGAACATCCTGCTGGCTGACGAGATTAACCGCGCGCCGGCCAAGACGCAGTCGGCCCTGCTCGAGGCGATGGAGGAGCGACAGGTTACCATCGAGGGCGAGCGCTACGAGCTGCCCGAACCGTTCATGGTGCTCGCCACGCAGAACCCGGTCGAGTATGAGGGCACCTATCCGCTGCCCGAAGCGCAACTGGATCGCTTCCTGTTCAAGATTCTCGTCACCTACCTGCCGCCGGAGGCGGAGGCCGAGGTGTTGCGCCGCTATCATCACGGCTTCGACGCGCACCACCTGTCGCTGGCCGGGCTGACGGCGATCATCGGGCCGGCCGAGTTGTTGGCACTGCGCGCGCAGATCCAGGCGGTCACCGTCGAAGATGGCATCATGCGCTACATCACCAGCATCTCCGACGCGACGCGCAAGGCGGGCGATCTGGCGCTCGGCGGCAGCCCGCGTGCGTCGATCGCCATGCTGCTGGCGGCGAAGGCGTGGGCCGCGCTGCAAGGGCGCGACTACGTTGTGCCGGACGACGTGAAGGCGCTGGTGCTGCCGATCTTCCGGCACCGCATCATCCTGAAGCCGGAAGCGGAGATCGAGGGGCTGAACGCCGACGGCGTAATGCGCCGTATCACCGGCAAAATCGAGGTGCCGCGCTAG
- a CDS encoding DUF58 domain-containing protein produces MLFTRRALFLLLLDAVLLAGATFEPLLLDLAVAYLLVVLAMVLADRWLTPAPRDFALERIHDQRLSLGASNLVVVRVTHHGRRAVRVLLRDEPPVQFRSDAVYLGEERARKRLAISRRGVRLALSREIDVVPARLDPRATREFRYHVRPPRRGDYRFGDLNIRWHGVLGLIVRQARFPAAAGVKVYPNLLDIRKYEILVRRGQLQEMGLRHTRLLGSGTEFERLRDYQLDDEFRRIDWKAMARRGKPITREFETERSQNIIAMVDAGRLMRSPVGDLAKVDYVVNAVLMLSYVAGLRGDKVGMLAFADEVTRYLAPRSGKGQFYRMLSLLYALESQAVESDYARAFAYLGAKHKKRSLIVIFSDLASGLAARTLVSNVVPLYPRHLPLLVAISDPAVVDLARATPTDSARMYERAVAEQLLDERALTMESLRRGGVMTLDVPANKLTVAVVNKYLELKARGGI; encoded by the coding sequence ATGCTGTTCACGCGCCGCGCGCTGTTCCTGCTCCTGCTCGATGCCGTCCTGCTGGCTGGCGCGACGTTCGAGCCGCTGCTGCTCGACCTGGCCGTGGCGTACCTGCTCGTCGTGCTGGCGATGGTGCTGGCCGACCGGTGGCTGACGCCGGCGCCGCGCGATTTCGCGCTGGAGCGCATCCACGACCAGCGACTCTCGCTCGGCGCGAGCAACCTGGTCGTCGTACGCGTCACACACCACGGGCGGCGGGCGGTGCGCGTCCTGCTGCGCGACGAGCCGCCCGTGCAGTTCCGCAGCGACGCGGTGTACCTCGGCGAGGAGCGCGCGCGGAAGCGGCTGGCCATCTCGCGGCGCGGTGTCCGCCTCGCACTGAGCCGGGAGATCGACGTCGTGCCGGCCCGGCTGGACCCGCGCGCGACGCGCGAGTTCCGCTACCACGTACGGCCGCCGCGCCGGGGCGACTACCGCTTCGGCGACCTGAATATACGCTGGCACGGCGTGCTCGGGCTGATCGTGCGGCAGGCGCGCTTTCCGGCGGCGGCCGGCGTGAAGGTCTACCCCAACCTGCTCGACATCCGCAAGTACGAGATCCTGGTGCGGCGCGGGCAGTTGCAGGAGATGGGACTGCGGCACACGCGCCTGCTGGGCAGCGGCACCGAATTCGAGCGGCTGCGCGACTACCAACTCGACGACGAGTTCCGCCGCATCGACTGGAAGGCGATGGCGCGGCGCGGCAAGCCGATCACGCGCGAGTTCGAAACGGAGCGCAGCCAGAACATCATCGCCATGGTCGACGCCGGGCGACTGATGCGCTCGCCGGTCGGCGATCTCGCCAAAGTCGACTACGTGGTCAACGCGGTGCTGATGCTGTCGTACGTGGCGGGGCTGCGCGGCGACAAGGTCGGCATGCTGGCGTTCGCCGACGAGGTGACGCGCTACCTGGCGCCGCGTTCCGGTAAGGGGCAGTTCTACCGCATGCTGTCGCTGCTCTACGCACTGGAGTCGCAGGCGGTCGAGTCAGACTATGCGCGGGCGTTCGCTTATCTGGGCGCGAAGCACAAGAAGCGCTCGCTGATCGTCATTTTCAGCGATCTCGCCAGCGGCCTGGCGGCCCGCACGCTCGTGTCGAACGTCGTGCCGCTCTACCCGCGTCATCTGCCGTTGCTGGTCGCCATCAGCGACCCGGCGGTCGTCGATCTGGCGCGCGCAACGCCGACGGACTCGGCGCGCATGTACGAGCGCGCGGTGGCAGAGCAGTTACTGGACGAGCGCGCGCTGACGATGGAGTCGCTGCGGCGCGGCGGCGTGATGACGCTCGACGTGCCTGCCAACAAGCTCACGGTCGCCGTGGTGAACAAGTACCTGGAACTGAAAGCGCGCGGCGGGATTTAA
- a CDS encoding stage II sporulation protein M, which translates to MSPDELIAARRPAWERLAHLLKSAGRGRIASLSEAELVELGQLYRAATSDLAIAQRDFPRHDLAVYLNQLVGRAHPVVYSGGPVIWRQLWEFYRRGFPRLYRELAPFMLAAAVLFFGTGIVYYFVVLVYPDAASYALSPTLVGYIKSGHLWFKENDTAGGTMASLLMTNNIRVSFMAFAGGMLLGLFTVYVLIFNGLMLGGVLALMQVYGHAAPLWEFVIGHGVLELSELTMAGASGLMLGYAVLRPGLVSRRNALAVAAQRSVRLMLGSVPLLIVAGLIEGLLSPTDAPAEFKVAVGIGSGIVLYAYLFSAGRGHTNFSTQRHEGTKGIS; encoded by the coding sequence ATGAGTCCTGATGAATTGATCGCCGCGCGCCGCCCGGCCTGGGAGCGGCTGGCGCACCTGCTGAAAAGCGCCGGCCGCGGCCGGATCGCGTCGCTGAGCGAGGCCGAGCTGGTCGAACTCGGCCAACTGTACCGTGCCGCCACGTCCGACCTGGCGATCGCCCAGCGCGACTTCCCGCGCCACGACCTGGCCGTATACCTGAACCAACTGGTCGGGCGCGCGCACCCGGTCGTCTATAGCGGTGGGCCGGTCATCTGGCGCCAGCTTTGGGAGTTCTACCGGCGCGGCTTTCCACGATTATACCGCGAATTGGCGCCGTTCATGCTGGCGGCGGCCGTGCTCTTCTTCGGCACGGGCATCGTGTACTACTTCGTCGTGCTCGTCTATCCGGATGCCGCGTCGTACGCGCTTTCGCCGACGCTGGTCGGCTATATCAAGTCGGGGCACCTCTGGTTCAAGGAGAACGACACGGCGGGCGGGACGATGGCGTCACTGCTCATGACGAACAACATCCGCGTGTCGTTCATGGCGTTCGCCGGCGGCATGCTGCTCGGGTTGTTCACGGTGTATGTTTTGATCTTCAACGGCCTGATGCTGGGGGGCGTGCTGGCGCTGATGCAGGTATACGGCCATGCCGCGCCGCTGTGGGAGTTCGTCATCGGCCACGGCGTGCTCGAACTGAGCGAACTGACCATGGCCGGCGCGAGCGGCCTGATGCTCGGCTACGCCGTGCTGCGGCCCGGCCTCGTGTCGCGGCGCAATGCGCTGGCGGTGGCGGCGCAGCGCTCGGTGCGGCTGATGCTCGGCAGCGTGCCGCTGTTGATCGTGGCCGGGCTGATCGAGGGGCTGCTCTCGCCGACCGACGCGCCCGCCGAGTTCAAGGTCGCTGTCGGCATCGGCAGCGGCATCGTGCTGTACGCGTACCTCTTCAGCGCCGGCCGAGGACATACCAACTTCTCAACACAAAGACACGAAGGCACAAAGGGAATCTCATAA
- a CDS encoding RDD family protein, with protein MSNSYVIETPENIAFGYDVAGIGSRFLATLIDSLIQGTLYVIAIVAVSLADYLGYTHSIPRDLQPWLAAGLIAAIFFIQFGYFLLFEIVMHGQTPGKRLFNLQVVKENGYPLSVIDSILRNLVRIIDFFPVGYGVGLVAMFLNERARRLGDYAAGTIVVKLRDDVKLADLATVPVSTAPAVELPGLENLRPADIETVISYLRRRSEIRDATKLGGVIARAVRARMNAPQTEEYALNTSSDNFLLQVVSAYRRAHTKPG; from the coding sequence ATGTCGAACTCCTATGTCATCGAAACGCCGGAAAACATCGCATTCGGGTACGACGTGGCCGGCATCGGCTCGCGCTTCCTCGCCACCCTCATCGATTCGCTCATCCAGGGCACGCTGTACGTCATCGCGATCGTCGCGGTCTCGCTGGCCGATTACCTCGGCTACACGCATTCCATCCCGCGCGACCTGCAGCCGTGGCTGGCCGCCGGGCTTATCGCAGCGATATTCTTCATCCAGTTCGGCTACTTCCTGCTGTTCGAAATCGTCATGCACGGCCAGACGCCGGGCAAGCGGCTGTTCAACCTGCAGGTCGTTAAAGAGAACGGCTACCCGCTCTCCGTGATCGACAGCATCCTCCGCAACCTGGTGCGGATCATCGACTTCTTTCCGGTGGGCTACGGCGTCGGGCTGGTCGCCATGTTCCTGAACGAGCGCGCCCGGCGGCTGGGCGACTATGCGGCGGGCACGATCGTCGTGAAGCTGCGTGACGACGTGAAACTGGCTGATCTCGCCACAGTGCCAGTCTCCACTGCGCCGGCGGTGGAACTGCCTGGGCTGGAAAACCTGCGGCCGGCCGACATCGAGACGGTTATCTCGTACCTGCGGCGGCGTAGCGAGATTCGCGACGCCACGAAGCTGGGCGGTGTGATCGCGCGCGCCGTGCGCGCCCGCATGAACGCGCCGCAGACCGAAGAATACGCGCTGAACACGTCCAGCGACAACTTCCTGCTGCAGGTCGTGAGCGCCTACCGCCGCGCCCACACCAAGCCCGGCTAG
- a CDS encoding YifB family Mg chelatase-like AAA ATPase, with protein sequence MLSQITSCALIGLDGEVVTVEVDISRGLGSFAIVGLPDAAISESRERVRAAIKNSGLHFPASRITVSLAPADLRKEGPAYDLPIAIGLLAAGEQLPLPLDGFLFVGELSLDGTVRHTNGILPMASLAKERGFKSVFVPERDAPEAALIPGIEVYPVKALLDIVKHFNEGPRIAVFEHTEIPVQQHLLYEVVDFQEVKGQEHVKRALEIAAAGGHNLIMVGSPGSGKTLMARALPAILPPMTIDEALDVTRIYSVADILPADTPLIHQRPFRAPHHTISNAGLVGGGHWPRPGEISLAHHGVLFLDELPEFGSRGLEVLRQPLEDRIVTIARATGTLTFPANFQLIAAMNPCPCGWYGDPSGRCTCAPSTITRYQNRISGPVLDRIDIHVDVPRVEYDKLSSVRLGEPSAAIRARVEAARRSQQRRFAGTRLTCNADMGPAEVRQYCELDEAGRALLHTAAQRMQLSARTYHRLLKVARTIADLAGVERIQTAHIAEAIQYRQRKA encoded by the coding sequence ATGCTCTCCCAAATCACCTCCTGCGCGCTGATTGGACTGGATGGCGAGGTCGTCACCGTCGAGGTCGACATCTCGCGCGGTCTCGGCTCGTTCGCAATCGTCGGCCTGCCCGACGCCGCGATCAGCGAGAGCCGCGAGCGCGTGCGCGCGGCGATCAAGAACTCCGGCCTGCACTTCCCCGCCTCGCGCATCACGGTCAGCCTCGCGCCCGCCGACCTGCGCAAGGAAGGCCCGGCCTACGACCTGCCAATCGCGATCGGCCTACTGGCGGCCGGCGAGCAACTGCCGCTGCCGCTCGACGGATTTCTGTTCGTCGGCGAGTTGTCGCTTGACGGGACAGTGCGGCACACCAACGGCATCCTGCCGATGGCGTCGCTGGCGAAAGAGCGCGGCTTCAAGTCGGTGTTCGTGCCGGAACGCGACGCGCCCGAGGCCGCGTTGATTCCAGGCATCGAAGTCTATCCGGTCAAAGCGCTCCTTGACATTGTCAAGCACTTCAACGAGGGGCCGCGCATCGCGGTCTTCGAGCACACCGAGATTCCGGTCCAACAGCACTTACTCTACGAAGTCGTGGACTTTCAGGAGGTCAAGGGACAGGAGCACGTCAAGCGCGCGCTTGAAATCGCGGCCGCCGGTGGGCACAACCTGATCATGGTCGGCAGTCCCGGCTCCGGCAAGACGCTGATGGCGCGCGCCCTGCCCGCCATCCTGCCGCCGATGACGATCGACGAGGCGCTCGACGTGACGCGCATCTACTCGGTCGCCGACATCCTGCCGGCCGACACGCCGCTGATCCACCAGCGGCCGTTCCGCGCGCCGCACCACACCATCAGCAACGCCGGTCTGGTCGGCGGCGGGCACTGGCCGCGCCCCGGCGAGATCTCGCTGGCGCACCACGGCGTGCTGTTCCTCGATGAACTGCCGGAGTTTGGCTCGCGCGGGCTGGAAGTGCTGCGCCAACCGCTGGAAGACCGCATCGTCACCATCGCGCGCGCGACCGGCACGCTGACGTTTCCCGCGAACTTCCAGTTGATCGCGGCCATGAACCCGTGCCCGTGCGGCTGGTACGGCGATCCGTCCGGCCGCTGCACCTGCGCGCCGTCGACCATCACGCGCTACCAGAACCGGATCAGCGGCCCGGTGCTCGACCGCATCGACATTCATGTGGACGTGCCGCGCGTCGAGTACGACAAGCTGTCATCCGTGCGGCTCGGCGAACCGTCGGCGGCAATCCGCGCGCGGGTCGAAGCCGCGCGGCGCAGTCAGCAGCGGCGCTTCGCCGGCACGCGCCTGACCTGCAACGCCGACATGGGCCCGGCCGAGGTACGCCAGTACTGCGAACTGGACGAGGCCGGGCGCGCGCTGCTGCACACCGCTGCCCAGCGCATGCAGTTGAGCGCGCGCACCTACCACCGCCTGCTGAAGGTTGCGCGTACCATCGCCGATCTGGCCGGCGTCGAGCGCATCCAGACCGCGCACATCGCCGAGGCGATCCAGTACCGGCAGCGGAAGGCGTAG